From one Humulus lupulus chromosome 8, drHumLupu1.1, whole genome shotgun sequence genomic stretch:
- the LOC133795146 gene encoding uncharacterized protein LOC133795146, whose translation MMREMMQKFSYGRSAYATEHLDLVSRTTEKSPKPRDFIIPSLPAFNGKGDPLNHLFQFQQKMALEANNEAIQCKVFSMTFSGPALLWFRQLKPGSLNSFSDLRRTFLQQYSANREAPRTMVDLYRIKQRENEHPKAYLQRFIDLVHQIHDVDPITATNLFVKILQVGSLLHENLTMTPPYDMANVQTRAEGVFRVLEFREHAQKKSALISAPPTNKPPPPAKDDKRKRNQTDHTKEGKRPRQDRQSSRYPSFEYTVPQEVIYEENKDRPIWREPYKITTPSDRRDKSIYCLFHKDHGHTIAECHNLNNQIQAFMRSGRLTQYIKETGRPGTSRHNPASALTP comes from the coding sequence ATGATGAGGGaaatgatgcagaagttctcATATGGGCGATCAGCCTACGCCACCGAGCATTTGGATCTAGTATCAAGAACCACTGAGAAATCGCCAAAGCCTCGAGACTTCATCATCCCTTCCCTGCCTGCATTCAATGGAAAGGGAGATCCGCTAAACCATTTATTCCAATTTCAACAGAAGATGGCATTAGAAGCTAATAACGAAGCTATTCAGTGCAAAGTCTTTTCAATGACTTTCTCCGGGCCAGCTCTGTTATGGTTCCGACAATTAAAACCCGGGTCGCTCAACAGTTTTAGTGATCTCCGACGGACCTTTTTACAGCAATACAGTGCGAACCGAGAGGCACCCAGAACAATGGTTGATCTCTATCGGATTAAACAGAGGGAGAATGAACATCCGAAAGCATACTTACAGCGTTTCATTGACCTCGTGCATCAAATCCACGATGTCGATCCAATCACCGCAACAAATCTCTTCGTTAAAATCTTGCAGGTGGGATCTCTTTTACATGAGAATCTCACCATGACGCCACCATACGACATGGCAAACGTGCAGACCCGAGCTGAGGGCGTCTTCAGGGTCTTGGAATTTCGAGAACATGCACAGAAGAAGTCTGCACTCATCTCTGCTCCACCAACAAATAAACCTCCGCCACCTGCTAAGGATGACAAGAGGAAGCGGAACCAAACAGATCACACGAAGGAAGGAAAAAGACCAAGACAGGATCGACAGTCATCACGATACCCGTCCTTCGAATACACTGTCCCGCAAGAAGTCATTTATGAAGAAAACAAAGACAGACCTATCTGGCGAGAACCCTACAAAATTACCACTCCTTCTGACAGAAGGGACAAAAGCATATACTGTCTCTTCCACAAAGATCACGGTCATACGATCGCTGAATGCCACAACTTGAACAATCAGATCCAAGCCTTCATGAGGAGTGGGAGGCTTACCCAATACATCAAGGAGACGGGCAGACCCGGCACCTCGCGGCATAATCCCGCTTCTGCCCTCACTCCATAA